Proteins from one Triticum aestivum cultivar Chinese Spring chromosome 7A, IWGSC CS RefSeq v2.1, whole genome shotgun sequence genomic window:
- the LOC123149504 gene encoding receptor-like serine/threonine-protein kinase At2g45590 (The sequence of the model RefSeq protein was modified relative to this genomic sequence to represent the inferred CDS: added 55 bases not found in genome assembly), whose protein sequence is MALALLLLWLRRRRARRKEAKEGKDGALERLSYRKLRRATGAFAPGGKLGQGGFGPVFRGVLPPPRGTGGACGRPVAVKVMDAAGSLQGEREFHNEIAVASHIRAAAEKAASSPGPAADDVEGKAAAPAAAASARDSILLPFAYSMPRRGEGRARRMMLVYDLMPGGSLQDALLGRRCPELVAGWPRRLAVARDVAAALHYLHCVLKPPVVHGDVKPSNVLLDAGLRARLADFGLARVNSDPDPDDKLESGAIAEGTDANENALDGGCDDDVSVVAESTVTTTVDGEVNVAPKSPEVDDGGGGFTLPSPDEAASTSGFDQTSLDSGLNSRSCNGVGSRTGGASGTGSDWWWRQDNAGPSHGGVKDYVMEWIRSEIKKERPKNDWIAGAAATNPGTERKKQKRRAREWWREEYTDELAKKQKRRALAKSRSQQAGLQWWERDIDDDLDGKGRSKWSVVKSWSRRSSSSASNGNGIGNVNGSINWWVNGARSSRDWASGDFVPKSGGAVSSTPSMRGTVCYVAPEYGGGGPLSERCDIYSYGVLLLVLISGRRPLQVSASPMSEFEKASLISWAKHLARVSRLIDLIDPALKDVNQEEALLCITVALLCIQRAPARRPSSEELLRLLSGEGEPPHLPLEFSPSPPGGFHYKSRKKVR, encoded by the coding sequence AGGCCAAGGAGGGGAAAGACGGGGCGCTGGAGCGGCTGTCGTACCGCAAGCTGCGGCGCGCCACGGGGGCCTTCGCGCCGGGGGGCAAGCTCGGGCAGGGCGGCTTCGGCCCCGTGTTCCGCGGGGTCCTCCCGCCCCCCCGCGGTACCGGCGGGGCGTGCGGCCGGCCCGTCGCCGTCAAGGTCATGGACGCCGCCGGGTCGCTCCAGGGCGAGCGCGAGTTCCACAACGAGATCGCCGTCGCCTCCCacatccgcgccgccgccgaaAAGGCCGCGTCTTCCCCCGGCCCCGCAGCAGACGACGTCGAGGGCAAggcggcggcaccggcggcggcggcgtcggcgcgcgaCTCCATACTGCTCCCGTTCGCCTACTCGATGCCGAGGCGGGGGGAGGGGCGGGCGCGCCGGATGATGCTGGTCTACGACCTCATGCCCGGCGGCTCCCTGCAGGACGCGCTGCTCGGCCGCCGCTGCCCCGAGCTGGTGGCCGGGTGGCCGCGCCGGCTCGCCGTGGCGCGCGACGTCGCCGCCGCGCTCCACTACCTCCACTGCGTGCTCAAGCCGCCCGTCGTGCACGGGGACGTCAAGCCCAGCAACGTCCTGCTCGACGCCGGCCTCCGCGCCCGCCTCGCCGACTTCGGCCTCGCGCGCGTCAACTCCGACCCCGACCCGGACGACAAGCTGGAGAGCGGCGCGATTGCGGAGGGCACTGATGCGAATGAGAACGCTCTCGATGGGGGGTGCGACGATGACGTCTCTGTTGTGGCGGAGAGCACGGTCACCACGACGGTAGATGGGGAAGTGAACGTCGCCCCCAAGTCGCCGGAggttgacgacggcggcggcggattcACGCTGCCGTCGCCGGACGAGGCTGCATCCACTTCCGGGTTTGACCAGACCAGTCTCGACAGTGGTCTGAACAGCCGCAGCTGCAATGGTGTCGGTTCACGCACCGGCGGCGCGTCGGGGACCGGGAGCGACTGGTGGTGGCGGCAGGACAATGCCGGACCCAGCCATGGCGGTGTAAAGGATTATGTGATGGAGTGGATCAGATCGGAGATCAAGAAGGAGCGCCCCAAAAATGATTGGATTGCAGGGGCAGCTGCAACCAACCCGGGGACAGAGAGGAAGAAGCAAAAGCGCAGAGCACGCGAGTGGTGGCGCGAGGAGTACACCGATGAGCTTGCAAAGAAGCAGAAACGCAGGGCGCTTGCCAAATCGAGGAGCCAGCAGGCCGGGCTGCAATGGTGGGAGCGTGATATTGATGATGACTTGGACGGCAAGGGGCGGTCCAAGTGGAGTGTGGTGAAGAGCTGGAGccgaagaagcagcagcagcgctAGCAATGGCAATGGCATTGGCAATGTCAATGGGAGCATCAACTGGTGGGTCAATGGCGCGAGAAGCAGCCGTGATTGGGCAAGTGGGGACTTCGTGCCCAAGAGCGGAGGCGCGGTGAGCAGCACGCCGAGCATGCGTGGCACCGTGTGCTATGTCGCTCCGGAGTACGGTGGCGGCGGTCCTTTGTCCGAGAGATGTGACATCTATAGCTATGGTGTCCTGCTACTGGTTCTTATCTCTGGCCGCCGGCCATTGCAAGTGTCGGCCTCACCCATGTCGGAGTTCGAGAAGGCGAGCCTCATATCGTGGGCAAAGCACCTCGCGCGCGTGAGTCGCCTTATCGATCTCATCGACCCGGCCTTGAAAGATGTTAACCAGGAGGAGGCACTGCTCTGCATCACCGTCGCGCTCCTCTGCATACAGAGGGCCCCTGCTCGCCGGCCATCAAGCGAAGAGTTGCTCCGGTTGCTCTCCGGCGAGGGAGAGCCGCCTCACCTCCCGCTAGAGTTCTCGCCGTCCCCACCCGGTGGGTTCCATTACAAATCCCGGAAGAAAGTTCGGTGA